A region of the Halosolutus amylolyticus genome:
GAGGCGGTTCTCGACGCGATTTCCGCGTGCATGGCGAGCCTCTTCACCGATCGCGCGGTCGCCTACCGGGCGACCAACAACGTACCCCACGGCGACGTCTCGATGGCGGTCGTCGTCCAGCGGATGGTCGACGCGGACGCCTCGGGCGTGTTATTCACGGCCGACCCGACCTCCGGCAGGCGGACGGTCGCCTCGATCGACGCGGCCGCGGGACTGGGCGAGTCGGTTGTCTCGGGGACCGTGACGGCGGACAACGTCCGGGTCGACCGGGAGAGCGGTGAGATCCTCGAGTACCGCGTCGGTGACCGCGACGAGTCGAACGACGGTCGAAGCGGCGACTCTCAACGCGGGCGCGTCCTCTCGGACGAGCAGGTGACGACGCTCGTCTCCTACGCCGACGCGATCGAACGTCTCTTCGATACGCCCCAGGACGTCGAGTGGTCCGTCGCCGACGGTCGGCTGTGGGTGTTGCAGTCCCGGCCGATCACCACGCTGTTCCCGGTCCCGTCGCCACCACCGGATGACGACGCGTTGCACGTCTACTACAGCTTCAACCACCGACAGGGAATGACCGAGTCGATGCCGCCGCTGGTCGCCGACTACTGGCGACGGGTCACTGCCACGACGCTCGGACGGGTCGTCGGCTACGACCTGCCGACCGGTCCGGTCTCTACGACGGCCGGCGGGATCGTCTACATGGACGTGACCCCGCTCGTCCGGTCCGATCGTCTCTCCGCCCGATTGTTCGCTTCCCTCGAGGAGGTCGACCGGGCGGCGATCCCCCCGCTCGAGGACGTTCGCGAGCGACGGGGCGACGAACTCGCCGACATCTCGCTACTCCGTGGCGTCTCGCCGACACGAACGCTCTCGACTGCAGGACGGCTCCTCCCTGCCGTCGGACGGTCGATCCTGGCGATCGTTCGCGGGCTGGTGAGCAGGTCGTACGAGGGAGTGCCACGACGGAGTCGCGAGTGGGCGGATCGGCTTGCAGAACGGCTGATACGCGGCGTTCGCGGCGGGGAAACGCACCGCGACCGCATCCGGATACTGCTCGAAACGTACGAGGAAATCGCCTTCGAGGGGGTGACGCAGGCGTTCAAGCTGTGGAACGTCTACGTTTATCGGGCCGCCCTGAAGCGACTCTGTCCCGGCGCAGACGAGGAGTTCGAGGCACTCGGACGAGGCCTCCGCGAGAACGTCACGACCGCGATGATGCTCGAGTTGGGCGACGTCACCGACGTGGCCCGCGACCGTCCCGCAGTCGAGCAAGCGCTCTCGGACGGGCGCGACCTCGAGGAGATTCGCGAGGTGGAGGGCGGCGAGGCGTTCGTGGCCGCGTTCGAGGACTTCCTCGACGAGTACGGATTCAGGGCACCCGCCGAAATCGAGTTCAGCCGACCGCGATACCGCGAGGATCCGTCGCCGTTGCTCGAGACCGTCAGGGCGTCGCTCGAGACGGGCGAGCGAGGCGACCATCGTCGACGCGTCGACCGGCTGGAAGCCGAGGCCGAGGCGGCGATCGAACGCCTCGAACGGAGGGCGGCCCAGGCCGCCTTCGGCTCGATCCGCCGGCGCCTGGTCCGCCCGTTCGCGGCGCGGTACCGGAGCTACCTCTCGATGCGGGAGACGCCGAAGTACGCCCTCTCGCAACTCCTCGACGAGACGCGACACCAGGTGCTGGCGGCCGGCGAGTACCTCGAACGCGAGGGCGGCCTCGACGACGCGGCGGACGTCTGGCTGTACGACTTCGACGAGTTGCTGTCGGCGCTTGCGTCCCCGGCCGAGCCGATCGACGTCGACCTCGACGCCCGTCGGGCCGAGCACCGTCGCAATCGCCAGCTACGTGCCCCTCGCGTGATCGCGAGCGACGGGGAGATCCCTCGGGGAGCGGCGGCCGACACCGACGTCGACGGGCTCGTCGGAACGCCGACGTCCGACGGGATCGCCGAGGGGGTCGCCCGCGTCGTCCACGATCCGGGCGACGCGGCGCTCGAACGCGGCGAGATCCTTGTCGCGCCACACACCGACCCCGGCTGGACGCCGCTGTTTCTCAACGCGGCCGGACTGGTGACCGACGTTGGCGGCGTGATGACTCACGGCTCGCTGGTCGCCCGCGAGTACGGCATCCCCTCGGTCGTCGCCGCCGAAGCGACTCGCGAGATCGACACCGGAGATCGGATCCGCGTCGACGGAATACGGGGGGTCGTCGAGTTCCTGGAAGACGGGTAGTACGCGGCGTGTTTCGTACTGCTCGCTGGACGGTGGTGGTAGCCGAACGTTCTCCGTAATCGAGAATTATCCAGCAGGGATATACTCTCAGTCGACGTCTAGAACGTATGAACACCGTACTCAAGATCGCGGGCAGTCTGCTCGTCGGCGTCCTCGGCTTTCTCGCGGTCGGCATCGGCGTGACCGAAGCGCTCGCCCCGTACGTCTGGCCGTCCGCGATGCTGGGACTTCCCGCCGGACTCGTGGTCGGAATCGCCCTGGCCCCGCTCACGTATCTGGGCGTCACCTACTGGGAGGAACGCGCTGCCGCGGGCCAGGTCACCGAGCGAACGGCGCGACGCTTCTGGACGACAGTCGCGGCGATCGGCGGATTCGTCGGCGGTGGTGGACTCGCGATGGCAGTTCTCTGGACGCAGGCGGTCGGCCTCGCGACGGCGATGATATTCGGCGGGCTTCCCGTCGGGATCGTCACCGCTGTGCTGGCCGCGTATCTCGTCTCCCGTCGCGATTGGACGGGTCGCGCTTCCCCCAGTTCCCCGCCGACGAACTCGTCGTGACGCGCTCCCTTCTCGAAGACGACTTCCGTTGCGTCGCAAGGATGCGCAGCGATCGCCTGGTTTACTGAGGACGATCGCTGGACGAAGCTTCGACCGAGCCGTCCGATCGAAACTGTTCACAGTTATGACAGTCGCGTTCACAGTATCCACCATGACGACAGCCGTCGACGGTCGCAAAGTAGGCCTGTTTCTGGCGCTCGCGTTCGGCATCTCCTGGACCGGCGCGATCGGACTCTTTCTCGCCGGGATCGATCCGGCGTCGACGCTGGGGACCGTCCTCGTCGTCGTCGTGTTCATGTGGGCGCCCGCCATCTCGGCGATCGTCGTCCAGCGACGCAACGGGGAATCCGTTCGGGCCGGCTGTGGGCTCGCCCGCGGTCGCCTTCGATGGGTCGCCCTGGCCTGGGTGGCCCCCATCGGACTCCTCGCGGCGACGATCGGCGTCGGACTCGCGATTCCGGGCGTCTCGCTGACGACCGACTACGCCGCCTTCCTCGCCGATCTCGGCCTCACGGCCGAGCAGATCGAGGACTCGATCGCCGTCCTCGAGGGACTTCCGGTCCCCCCGATCGTGCTCTTCGTCGTGCAGGGTCTCGTGGCGGGGCTCACGATCAACGCGCTCGCCGCGCTGGGCGAGGAGTTGGGCTGGCGCGGACTGTTGCTCGCGGAACTCGCTCCCCTGGGATTCTGGCGGCTGTCGGCCGTCACGGGCGTCGTCTGGGGGATCTGGCACGCGCCGATAATCCTCCAGGGACACAACTTTCCGGCGGCACCGATCGTCGGCGTGGCCGTGATGACCGTCTGGACCGTCGCCGCGTCGCCCGTGTTCACCTACCTGACCGTCCGCGCGCGATCGGTCCTCGCCGCCACGTTCTTTCACGGGACGTTTAACGCCGTGGGCTGGTTCTCCCTGCTCTATCTCACCGGCGCTGGCGAACTGCTGATCGCGCCCGTCGGCGTCGCCGGGATCGGCGCTGCGGTCCTCGCGACCGCCGCCTGCGTCGCTCACGATAGATACGTCGCCGCCGATCGGATCACGACCGGTGCGCCGCTCGCGCCGTGGACGCGCCGGGACTGAGTCGATCGACCGTCGAGATCCCCGTGTCGGGGTGATCGATCAGGAGACCCTTGTCGTCGACGATTGGTTTCCAAACGTCGCTACTCGGCCGTCTCGTCGTCGGCTTCGAGCAGTTTCTGGTACCGGTTCCGGATCGTCGATCGAACTCCAGCGACACGGTGCGAGAGGTACCACTAACGGTGCTGGGTCCGTACGCGACGACGATGAACGTTCACGAGGCAATCGACGTCGGTACGATCGCGCTCAGCGGGTTGCTCCTTCGGGACGCGAAATTCTTCGCACGAAGCCTGGAGTCACCGCCGATCGTCGAGGTCGCGGCCGAATCGTCGGCCAGCGTCGACGCCAGCGACCTCTCTCGTGCCGGCGTGCACGACGTGACCGTGGAGACGCCGATCGGCGACTTCGAGGCCGCGTACATGCCCTGGCAGTGGCGCGGTCCCGACGATCCGACGCTCGTCTATCACCACGGGAGCGGCGAGCGACCGTTCGACTTCGGGAGAGTCAGTTCGAACTCGTTCCGGCGGCTGTTCGTCGCCGGTGATCGAGCCGTGCCGGCGAACGTCGTCGCCGTCCGGGCTCCGTTCCACGACGGATCGAGTCGGGCGTACGCCCGGGCGATGGGCGATCTCGCGAACTTCGTCGGGATGCTCGCCGCGTCGGCGGCACTCGTCGAGGCGCTCGCGGCGGCCGCGCGGGAGCGAACCGACGGTCCCGTCGTGGCCTCGGGGATCAGCCTCGGCGGCTGGGCAGTGAACCTCCACCGC
Encoded here:
- a CDS encoding PEP/pyruvate-binding domain-containing protein; amino-acid sequence: METLEPKHLVLPLTGAATADATLTGGKGANLARLIDAGLPVPDGFCVTTAVYDRLVADAEIEALIADLEDVDPTATGRQRALAGELRDRLRERPLPADVREAIASAVDDDAVYVARSSATAEDLPSASFAGQHETELELEGLEAVLDAISACMASLFTDRAVAYRATNNVPHGDVSMAVVVQRMVDADASGVLFTADPTSGRRTVASIDAAAGLGESVVSGTVTADNVRVDRESGEILEYRVGDRDESNDGRSGDSQRGRVLSDEQVTTLVSYADAIERLFDTPQDVEWSVADGRLWVLQSRPITTLFPVPSPPPDDDALHVYYSFNHRQGMTESMPPLVADYWRRVTATTLGRVVGYDLPTGPVSTTAGGIVYMDVTPLVRSDRLSARLFASLEEVDRAAIPPLEDVRERRGDELADISLLRGVSPTRTLSTAGRLLPAVGRSILAIVRGLVSRSYEGVPRRSREWADRLAERLIRGVRGGETHRDRIRILLETYEEIAFEGVTQAFKLWNVYVYRAALKRLCPGADEEFEALGRGLRENVTTAMMLELGDVTDVARDRPAVEQALSDGRDLEEIREVEGGEAFVAAFEDFLDEYGFRAPAEIEFSRPRYREDPSPLLETVRASLETGERGDHRRRVDRLEAEAEAAIERLERRAAQAAFGSIRRRLVRPFAARYRSYLSMRETPKYALSQLLDETRHQVLAAGEYLEREGGLDDAADVWLYDFDELLSALASPAEPIDVDLDARRAEHRRNRQLRAPRVIASDGEIPRGAAADTDVDGLVGTPTSDGIAEGVARVVHDPGDAALERGEILVAPHTDPGWTPLFLNAAGLVTDVGGVMTHGSLVAREYGIPSVVAAEATREIDTGDRIRVDGIRGVVEFLEDG
- a CDS encoding CPBP family intramembrane glutamic endopeptidase; its protein translation is MTTAVDGRKVGLFLALAFGISWTGAIGLFLAGIDPASTLGTVLVVVVFMWAPAISAIVVQRRNGESVRAGCGLARGRLRWVALAWVAPIGLLAATIGVGLAIPGVSLTTDYAAFLADLGLTAEQIEDSIAVLEGLPVPPIVLFVVQGLVAGLTINALAALGEELGWRGLLLAELAPLGFWRLSAVTGVVWGIWHAPIILQGHNFPAAPIVGVAVMTVWTVAASPVFTYLTVRARSVLAATFFHGTFNAVGWFSLLYLTGAGELLIAPVGVAGIGAAVLATAACVAHDRYVAADRITTGAPLAPWTRRD